In the genome of Mytilus edulis chromosome 3, xbMytEdul2.2, whole genome shotgun sequence, one region contains:
- the LOC139517623 gene encoding uncharacterized protein isoform X1, producing MKTGKRIFKKIKQGLGSDSENQLYSPLVQAQQTTTDIPRGIEIEKLNFYGIDAMKNKETRSTLPAWQIRKKKASMPRPKSTGYLKDFNILSAEDDVGDDADTAYDDYVLSRQAAVGMDLAKRNGYAMNEGIGENNKAGYNARKDIKDVTKDFQGNVYFNTKGHTTSDSGKQFKVNETNGRHGGADFCNAFEEKFKSGLSKPHQRRDNVVLIKDVGDRAAYWQNRDDESKKPNIRSTSSDVERNWKTPRQIRQMRDQVDPNEMTQYIYDSGVANRAAMWQKLEDDHFDKMVINPDKEWKGPKVRVVLPTDHPEYGRPPKGSKTEKRGIKAHKHVVKEIGELCLMIAENGELQDDGTVTITFRKLFQTYVAISNKVVGILIRARKRGLLHFNGEMLYQRQDEEEVIRLFNVPELLE from the exons AACAACAGATATTCCAAGAGGAATAGAGATcgaaaaattgaatttttatgGCATAGATGCcatgaaaaacaaagaaacacgATCGACTTTGCCAGCCTGGCAGATCAGGAAGAAAAAGGCCTCTATGCCTAGGCCAAAGAGTACAGGATATCTGAAAGATTTCAACATTCTCTCTGCTGAGGATGACGTTGGAGAT gATGCCGACACAGCATATGATGATTACGTCTTGTCCAGACAAGCGGCTGTTGGGATGGATCTTGCTAAAAGAAATGGATACGCAATGAATGAAGGCATAGGCGAAAACAATAAAGCTGGTTATAATGCTAGGAAAGATATTAAGGATGTCACCAAAGATTTTCAAGGAAACGTTTATTTTAATACTAAAGGTCATACGACCAGTGACAGCGGCAAACAgttcaaagtcaatgaaacaaatgGTCGTCATGGTGGTGCAGATTTTTGTAATGCTTTTGAGGAAAAGTTCAAAAGTGGTTTGTCAAAACCTCACCAGAGAAGAGACAATGTTGTGCTGATAAAGGATGTTGGTGACAGAGCAGCCTACTGGCAGAATCGTGATGATGAAAGCAAAAAACCAAATATACGCAGTACATCCTCCGATGTAGAAAGAAATTGGAAGACACCAAGACAGATTCGACAAATGAGAGATCAG GTTGATCCAAACGAAATGACACAATACATATACGATTCAGGAGTTGCCAATCGGGCTGCCATGTGGCAGAAATTGGAAGATGACCACTTTGACAAGATGGTAATAAACCCAGACAAAGAATGGAAAGGACCTAAAGTAAGAGTTGTCTTACCTACGGATCACCCGGAATACGGACGACCCCCAAAAGGTTCTAAGACGGAAAAGCGCGGCATAAAAGCACATAAACATGTTGTGAAAGAAATCGGAGAACTTTGTTTAATGATTGCCGAAAATGGTGAACTACAGGATGACGGAACGGTGACCATCACTTTCAGGAAACTTTTCCAAACGTATGTTGCTATATCGAACAAAGTTGTAGGTATTCTTATCAGAGCAAGAAAACGGGGTTTGTTACACTTCAATGGTGAGATGTTATATCAGAGACAGGATGAAGAAGAAGTTATCAGATTGTTTAATGTTCCAGAACTATTAGAATAG
- the LOC139517621 gene encoding cytochrome c oxidase assembly protein COX16 homolog, mitochondrial-like has product MNRLSSIFKAVMSVERLKPITNHRFFKSRTWETGVPMLVFIFGSYIWLYQFHKLKYERGQVQKLSEKAELNIGRSLKTEDLEKVYNDVMEKYDIHDWQNIRGPREGENSREMQAEQRRQFGSLQKNTLKDSSLMGNLKNKQTE; this is encoded by the exons ATGAATAGACTCAGTTCAATTTTTAAGGCTGTTATGTCCGTGGAAAGGCTAAAACCTATTACAAACCACAGATTTTTCAAGTCAAGAACATGGGAAACCGGTGTTCCAATGTTG GTTTTTATATTTGGTAGTTATATTTGGTTGTATCAGTTTCATAAACTGAAATATGAAAGAGGCCAGGTACAAAAA CTTTCTGAGAAGGCTGAACTTAATATTGGTAGATCATTAAAGACAGAAGATCTTGAAAAAGTATATAAT gaTGTAATGGAAAAGTATGACATTCACGATTGGCAGAATATCCGTGGTCCTAGAGAAGGTGAAAATTCGAGAGAAATGCAGGCAGAACAAAGAAGACAATTTGGAAGTTTACAGAAAAACACACTGAAAGACAGTTCTTTAATgggaaatttaaagaataaacaaactgaataa
- the LOC139517623 gene encoding uncharacterized protein isoform X2, which yields MKTGKRTTDIPRGIEIEKLNFYGIDAMKNKETRSTLPAWQIRKKKASMPRPKSTGYLKDFNILSAEDDVGDDADTAYDDYVLSRQAAVGMDLAKRNGYAMNEGIGENNKAGYNARKDIKDVTKDFQGNVYFNTKGHTTSDSGKQFKVNETNGRHGGADFCNAFEEKFKSGLSKPHQRRDNVVLIKDVGDRAAYWQNRDDESKKPNIRSTSSDVERNWKTPRQIRQMRDQVDPNEMTQYIYDSGVANRAAMWQKLEDDHFDKMVINPDKEWKGPKVRVVLPTDHPEYGRPPKGSKTEKRGIKAHKHVVKEIGELCLMIAENGELQDDGTVTITFRKLFQTYVAISNKVVGILIRARKRGLLHFNGEMLYQRQDEEEVIRLFNVPELLE from the exons AACAACAGATATTCCAAGAGGAATAGAGATcgaaaaattgaatttttatgGCATAGATGCcatgaaaaacaaagaaacacgATCGACTTTGCCAGCCTGGCAGATCAGGAAGAAAAAGGCCTCTATGCCTAGGCCAAAGAGTACAGGATATCTGAAAGATTTCAACATTCTCTCTGCTGAGGATGACGTTGGAGAT gATGCCGACACAGCATATGATGATTACGTCTTGTCCAGACAAGCGGCTGTTGGGATGGATCTTGCTAAAAGAAATGGATACGCAATGAATGAAGGCATAGGCGAAAACAATAAAGCTGGTTATAATGCTAGGAAAGATATTAAGGATGTCACCAAAGATTTTCAAGGAAACGTTTATTTTAATACTAAAGGTCATACGACCAGTGACAGCGGCAAACAgttcaaagtcaatgaaacaaatgGTCGTCATGGTGGTGCAGATTTTTGTAATGCTTTTGAGGAAAAGTTCAAAAGTGGTTTGTCAAAACCTCACCAGAGAAGAGACAATGTTGTGCTGATAAAGGATGTTGGTGACAGAGCAGCCTACTGGCAGAATCGTGATGATGAAAGCAAAAAACCAAATATACGCAGTACATCCTCCGATGTAGAAAGAAATTGGAAGACACCAAGACAGATTCGACAAATGAGAGATCAG GTTGATCCAAACGAAATGACACAATACATATACGATTCAGGAGTTGCCAATCGGGCTGCCATGTGGCAGAAATTGGAAGATGACCACTTTGACAAGATGGTAATAAACCCAGACAAAGAATGGAAAGGACCTAAAGTAAGAGTTGTCTTACCTACGGATCACCCGGAATACGGACGACCCCCAAAAGGTTCTAAGACGGAAAAGCGCGGCATAAAAGCACATAAACATGTTGTGAAAGAAATCGGAGAACTTTGTTTAATGATTGCCGAAAATGGTGAACTACAGGATGACGGAACGGTGACCATCACTTTCAGGAAACTTTTCCAAACGTATGTTGCTATATCGAACAAAGTTGTAGGTATTCTTATCAGAGCAAGAAAACGGGGTTTGTTACACTTCAATGGTGAGATGTTATATCAGAGACAGGATGAAGAAGAAGTTATCAGATTGTTTAATGTTCCAGAACTATTAGAATAG